Proteins from a single region of bacterium:
- a CDS encoding IS110 family transposase: MRAGRAAPRTALYLAAMNGARFNPVLKAMYERMIAAGKPPKVALIALARKMLTILNAMVRDGTDWHQATT; the protein is encoded by the coding sequence ATCCGTGCGGGACGCGCCGCTCCGCGCACGGCTCTCTACTTGGCCGCGATGAACGGGGCACGGTTCAACCCCGTGCTCAAGGCCATGTATGAACGGATGATCGCCGCCGGCAAGCCACCCAAAGTGGCGCTCATTGCCCTCGCCAGGAAGATGCTCACGATCCTCAACGCGATGGTCAGGGACGGAACCGACTGGCACCAAGCTACAACCTAG
- a CDS encoding transposase family protein produces MIEETCTKYQVEPEILTLHSDRGSPMTAKCTAQLLADLGVTQSLSRPRVSDDNPFSEAQFKTLKYHPGFPGRFQGQDAATAYCRSFIPWYNEQHRHGGIAMLTPADVHFGRATAMLAGRQAVLEAAYAAHPERFPRGRPQAPALPEVVYINPPETPYRKGVLTKFDRGVSQSR; encoded by the coding sequence TTGATCGAGGAGACCTGCACCAAGTACCAGGTCGAGCCCGAGATCCTGACCCTGCACTCCGACCGCGGCTCACCGATGACGGCCAAGTGCACGGCCCAGCTCCTGGCCGATCTCGGGGTCACGCAATCACTCAGCCGCCCGCGTGTCTCGGACGACAACCCGTTCTCCGAAGCACAGTTCAAGACGCTCAAGTACCACCCCGGATTCCCGGGGCGTTTCCAAGGCCAGGACGCCGCGACCGCCTACTGCCGGTCGTTCATCCCGTGGTACAACGAGCAGCACCGCCATGGAGGCATCGCCATGCTCACGCCCGCCGACGTCCACTTCGGACGAGCGACCGCGATGCTGGCGGGGCGTCAGGCCGTCCTCGAAGCCGCCTACGCGGCCCACCCCGAGCGCTTCCCGCGTGGCCGGCCCCAGGCGCCGGCCTTGCCCGAAGTGGTCTACATCAACCCGCCCGAGACGCCGTACAGGAAGGGGGTGCTCACCAAATTCGATCGAGGGGTATCTCAAAGTCGTTGA